The DNA window ATTCTATCTGATGACCATTGTCCAGCTTACACGAGATGCTATTGCCGAACCAATTATTATACACTCCCCATTGTCCTACAATTTCCTTCAAGTCCCTCCAACACAAAGGTGATTTAGCATAAGTAATAGATCAAGAAAGTTCAAGTAGAACACTTCTAATGTCACCATACCAAAAAGAAAGAATTGAGGCCCCTACAACTGAATGGTCAGAATAAAGTTTCCACGCCCATTTTGATAACAAAGTTGTATAAACCAATTCACAGTTCATGATACCCAACCGTCCTTCACATTTGGATTTACAAATACCCACCCACGAAGCCCTATTAATCATGCACTTGTGCTCCTCGCCTTTCCAAAGAAAAGCCctttaaatatttgtaatttCGTGCAACACAATTTTCGGCGCTctataaaaagagaagaaaaatagcggaatagaATTAAGATCCGCATTAATCAACACCAAGTGAGTGCCAAAAGAGACATGTTTTCCTCTCCACAAAGAGGTCTTACTCCTAAGCTTCGCCAAAATTGGATTACAAGTCCCTTTTCTATGCTGATTAGCACCAATGGGAATCCCCAAAAAGATAAAAGGAATATGGGCTATAGGACAAGAAAAAAAGTTGAAGCTAAATCCAAAAAAACTATCCTCCAAGTTCACTCCAATAATATTGCTCTTAGAGAAATTCACTTTCAAACTAGAGACTAGTTTGAATCCCCGAAGCAGAACTTTGATAGCCAAAATATTATCCCAGTTTACATCCCCTAAAATTAATGTATCATCCGCAAGCTGAAGCGGGCTAAACTGAAGGTCATGTGTAAGCTTGAAAGGACGAAAAGCCGAAACGGAAATGGCATTTTTCATCAGACCCGCTAATCCTTCCGCCGCAATAATGAAAAGCAGCGGAGATAAACAATCACCCTCACGTAAACCTCTCTCCATTTTAAACTCCTGAGTTGAACTCTCATTGACCATAACAGACAAAAAAACTCGAACAAATGCAACCTTAAATCCATTTAATCCATTTGGAATAGAAGTTCATCTTCCTAAGCACAAAGAACAGATAATCCCAAGCAACTGAATCGAAAGCCTTTTCAAAATCTACTTTAAAAACAAAATACTCTTCTTATGTCTTCGAGCAAAATCCTCAACTAGAAAAAAGTAAACAAACTTGTAAAATATCCTCTCAATTGAAATTATCTTTCCCTCAAATAGTCTTTTCTAGTAATTCCTCACAAAATATAAATATACCTTTTTCCTTTTCCGACAAAATGGCATTAGAACTTAGGTTTAGATAAGAATTATCTCTATGGTCATGTAGAAAAATGGTGCAACATCCTTTCAAGTTTCACTTATTAAAAGAAGTACTTATGATAATTGGAGTACGCGGTATTTGAGAGGTTGTTAAAAAAGATTATAAAGAAACTATAGAGGGGGTCATGCAAGTATCTAGGTTGCATGATTTATGCAGGAATGGATATGGTTATATTAACCATAGGTTATTATCTGTTTTTATATAGAAATGACACGCAGAGACGTCGTCATTTCATCTTCCCATCGGTGAGATATCTGTCACAATTGATGGTCTATCATGcctcctacatcatttaatcaatgGGGAAATTATTAAACTAATCCAGAACAAGTAGACTTGAGGCACTGGACATGATGGTGACTTATTTAGAATCTAGGCGATTAGAGGAGAAAACAAGTACTGGATCATATCATTGATGTGTTATCATGCCTCATACATCATCCGATCATGGGAAAATTATTAAACTAGTCCATTACTAGTAGACTTTAGGCATTGGTCATAACTAGGGGAAAATATGAATAAGGCGTTCCTTAGATGGCTACTCTACATACCATCTTAGCAAAGACACGGCTTATGTTGCAGTACTGGCGATAGAGGAGGAACAAGGGCATCAAATATACACAATAGTTTACTTTGTATATTTTTGCATTCTGTATTACGATTTATTGTGGGATTGATTATGATATTTTGAGATTTTGGCATCCAGATATGCCTAGTAA is part of the Vicia villosa cultivar HV-30 ecotype Madison, WI linkage group LG2, Vvil1.0, whole genome shotgun sequence genome and encodes:
- the LOC131649838 gene encoding uncharacterized protein LOC131649838, whose amino-acid sequence is MVNESSTQEFKMERGLREGDCLSPLLFIIAAEGLAGLMKNAISVSAFRPFKLTHDLQFSPLQLADDTLILGDVNWDNILAIKVLLRGFKLVSSLKVNFSKSNIIGVNLEDSFFGFSFNFFSCPIAHIPFIFLGIPIGANQHRKGTCNPILAKLRSKTSLWRGKHVSFGTHLVLINADLNSIPLFFFSFYRAPKIVLHEITNI